AGGCCCCGTCCACCAGCCGGCGGACGGGGCCTTTTCCTTGCCGCGAGGGAGGCGTCAGGCGCCATCCATCTCCTCAAGCTCGGTGATCATGCGGTCGATGAGGCCAAGGCCGGTCTGCCAGAAGGCCGGGTCCCGGGCATCAAGGCCGAACGGGGCGAGAAGCTCCGCATGGTGCTTGGTGCCGCCGGCGGACAGCATGTCCAGATAGCGCTCGGCAAAGCCGTCGGCCGCCTTCTCATAGACCGCGTACAGCGAGTTCACGAGGCAGTCGCCGAAGGCATAGGCGTACACATAGAAGGGCGAATGGATGAAGTGGGGGATATAGGTCCAGTAGGTCTCGTATCCCGGGCCGAGGTGAATGGCCGGGCCGAGGCTCTCGGTCTGCACCTGCATCCACAATTCGCCCACCTTGTCGGAGGTGAGTTCGCCATTGCGCCGCTCGGTGTGGACGAGGCGCTCGAAATTGTAGAAGGCGGTCTGGCGGACCACCGTGTTGATCATGTCCTCCACCTTCTGGGCGAGCATGATCTTGCGGGCGCGGGGCGTTTCCGCCTGGGCCAGCAGCCGGCGGAAGGTGAGCATCTCGCCGAACACCGAGGCGGTTTCCGCCAGCGTCAGCGGGGTGGGCGCCATCAGTGCGCCCTGCCGGCCCGCCAGCACCTGGTGGACGCCATGGCCCAGCTCATGGGCGAGCGTCATCACGTCCCGCGGCTTACCCTGGTAGTTGAGCAGCACATAGGGGTGCGCGGACGGCACGGTCGGGTGCGCGAAGGCGCCGGGCGACTTGCCGGGGCGCACCGGCGCGTCGATCCAGTTCTTGTCGAAGAAGGTGCGGGCGATGTCCGCCATGCGCGGCGAGAAGGTGCCGTAGGCGCCGAGCACGGTGTCGCGGGCTTCCGCCCAGCCGATCTCGCGGCTCTCCACCTTGGGGAGAGGGGCGTTGCGATCCCAGAATTCCAGCTTCTCCTTGCCGAACCACTTGGCCTTCAAGGCATAATAGCGGTGGGAGAGGCGCGGATAGGAGCCGCGGATGGCCTCCACCATGGCGTCCACCACCTCCTTCTCCACCCGGTTGGCCAGGTGCCGGGAGGAAGCCACATCGGTGAAGCCGCGCCAGCGGTCGGAGATTTCCTTGTCCTTGGCCAGCGTGTTGGTGATGAGGGTGAAGAGGCGGATATTCTTGCCGAACACCTCCGCCAGCGCCAGCGCCGCCGCCTTGCGGACCTCCTCATTGGGGTCCTGGAGGAGGTTGAGCGTGGGCTCGATGGCCAGCTCCTTGCCGTTCACCGTGAAGCGCAGGCTGGACATGGTCTCGTCGAACAGCCGGCTCCAGGCCCCGCGCGAGGGGTTGGACTTCTCGTGGAAGAGCTGCTCGATCTTGTCGTCCAGCTGGAACGGTTTGTCCGCGCGCAGGTCCTCCACCCAGGGCCGGTAATGGCCGAGGGCCAGGTCCGCCATGGCGGTCTCCAGCGCGGCGTCGTCCAGCCGGTTCAGCTCCAGGGTGAAGAACAGAAGATGGGTGGAGGCGTCGGTCAGGCGCTCCTGGATGTCGCCATAGAATTTGGTGCGGACGGAATCGGACGTATCCCCCGCATAGATCAGGCTGCCATATGAGGCGATGCGGCCCAGGAGGTCGTCGATGGCCTCATAGCGCTTCACCGCCGCGCCGAGGGCGGCGCCCGCATCCGGGCCGGCGAGGAGGTCGGCGAGCTTGCCCTTATAGGCCTCCTCGAATGCCTTGCACTCCACGTCCGCTTTTTCGAGATCGGCAGTCAGCGCCGGGGAATCCATGGCCGGGTAGAGATCGGCGAGGTTCCATTCCGGCAGGGCCTCGGCCGTGCGGGCGGCGGCGGCCAGCTCATGGGCGAACAGCTCATGGGCAAAGAGGGCGGAACCGAACATGAGACCTCCGGAATCTGGGCGGACTTTTCCCCCCGCCGGTTCTAGCGCGGCGGGAGGGGCCGCTTCAACGGCACCGGTCGGCGGGCGCATCCGCAATGGAAGCATCCGCCGGCCGGCCGTCCTTCCTTAGATAGGTCTTAACCATCCCACGCCAAGCTCTGTGGAGAATCACCTTCCCGGCCTTGCGCCGCTTCCCCCGAGCGTCCCGTCGATGATGACCTGCCGCACGTCCCCCGTCCGCCTCCTTCTCGTGGAAGACGACCCGCTCGAACGGCGCCGCCTGGAAGGCGTGCTCGCCGGCCTCGGCCATGAGGTGGAGAGCGTCGGCGACGGGGATGCCGCGCTGGCGCGCCTTCTGGGGGAGCGATTCGACGCCGTGCTGCTGGACCTTGTCATTCCCGGCCTCGATGGCATGGGCCTCATCGGCGCGCTCAGGCGGCGCGGCGACGATACGCCCGTGGTGGCGGCGGTGACCGCCGCCGGGCTTGAGGGCGCCGCTTCCGCCATGAAGGCGGGGGCGAACGATTTCGTTGTGAAGCCGGCCGGGGCGCTGCGCCTGAAGGTGGCGCTCGACAATGCCATGGCGCTGGCCGCCGCCCGCCGCGCTGCCGCCTCCAACGTGGTCACACTTCCCGTGGCCCGCCCGGCCGTGGAGGAGGAGCCGGCGGACGCGCTCAGCCTCACCGACCGGCAGGGCCATGTGCGTGCGCTGGTGCAGATCGAGGCGGAAGCCATCCGGGCGGCGGTGTCCCTTTATGGCGGGCGCATGAGCGAGGTGGCGCGCCGGCTGGGCATCGGCCGCTCAACGCTCTACCGCCGCATGGCGGCGCTGGGGCTCGCCAGCGAGGAACCTTTGGCTGCGCTGGCGGTTGCGGCTGAGTGACAGGGTCATGAAATGTGAACCGGCGCCGTGCCTTGTGACTTGAACGGAACGGCGCCGCCCGCATGCTGGAGCACCGGCACTGGGCGGAGCCGGGCGTTGCAATGGAGCGGCCGATGGCCGGGAGTAACATGAAAGCCGGACCCCTTCTGTCTGTGCTCGCCGCCGCCCTGATGGCGAGCGTCGCGCCGGTCCTTGCACAGGTCGCGCCCCCCACCGGCAATGCCGGCATGGGCACGGCGGTGGATGCCGCCCCCTCCGCTGGCGATGGCGCCCCCCATCATCTTCTTGGCGAGGCCCCCGCCCCGGGGGAGGCGAGCGCCCGCGGCGGAGCTGCGGCGGTCACCACGCCCATTACCCCCGCCACACGTCCCCGCGCCGCAACCGCCGTGCCTGCGCCGGCCGTGCCGTTGGTGCCCCACGCCCATGTGGAGGGAGCGCCGCCCCGCCCGCCCGCACCCGCTCGTGCGCAGGCGGACTTCCCCGCGCCTCCGCCCCCCGCCGCCGCCCCGAGCGGCCTCGCGGCAGGCCAGGGCCCTGCTTCTCCCGCCCCCGCTTCGCCCTCCGCACCTCCGGTCGCGACCGTGAAGGCCGATCCGTTGGCGCCCGTTGCGGCGGAACTGGCGTCCCTGCTCTCCCAGCCGGCCACCGGCTCGGCCTCCGCCCAGCGCGAGCGGGAGGCCGTGGCGGCCTTCTATGCGGCGCGCGGCTACGCGCCGGTCTTCATCGGTGAACGCGGGCTCTCGGCGCGCGGGCAGGCGGTGTCCGCCCGCCTCGCCAAGGCCGATGAGGACGGCCTTGATCCGAAGGATTATGGGCTGCCGCGCCTCTCCGCGCCGTCCGATGCGGCGGGGCTCGCCCGCGACGAACTGAAGTTCGCCTCCACCGCATTGCTCTATGCCCGCCACGCCCAGGCGGGTCGGTTCGATCCCGAGCGCATTTCCGGCCTGGTGACGCCGGTGCGGCAGATCCCCGATCCGCTCGCCATTCTCTCGACGCTCGCCACCGCTCCCGATGCGGGGGCTGCGCTCGCCGCCTTCAACCCGCC
This genomic interval from Aquabacter sp. L1I39 contains the following:
- a CDS encoding response regulator transcription factor; this translates as MMTCRTSPVRLLLVEDDPLERRRLEGVLAGLGHEVESVGDGDAALARLLGERFDAVLLDLVIPGLDGMGLIGALRRRGDDTPVVAAVTAAGLEGAASAMKAGANDFVVKPAGALRLKVALDNAMALAAARRAAASNVVTLPVARPAVEEEPADALSLTDRQGHVRALVQIEAEAIRAAVSLYGGRMSEVARRLGIGRSTLYRRMAALGLASEEPLAALAVAAE
- a CDS encoding M3 family oligoendopeptidase, with product MFGSALFAHELFAHELAAAARTAEALPEWNLADLYPAMDSPALTADLEKADVECKAFEEAYKGKLADLLAGPDAGAALGAAVKRYEAIDDLLGRIASYGSLIYAGDTSDSVRTKFYGDIQERLTDASTHLLFFTLELNRLDDAALETAMADLALGHYRPWVEDLRADKPFQLDDKIEQLFHEKSNPSRGAWSRLFDETMSSLRFTVNGKELAIEPTLNLLQDPNEEVRKAAALALAEVFGKNIRLFTLITNTLAKDKEISDRWRGFTDVASSRHLANRVEKEVVDAMVEAIRGSYPRLSHRYYALKAKWFGKEKLEFWDRNAPLPKVESREIGWAEARDTVLGAYGTFSPRMADIARTFFDKNWIDAPVRPGKSPGAFAHPTVPSAHPYVLLNYQGKPRDVMTLAHELGHGVHQVLAGRQGALMAPTPLTLAETASVFGEMLTFRRLLAQAETPRARKIMLAQKVEDMINTVVRQTAFYNFERLVHTERRNGELTSDKVGELWMQVQTESLGPAIHLGPGYETYWTYIPHFIHSPFYVYAYAFGDCLVNSLYAVYEKAADGFAERYLDMLSAGGTKHHAELLAPFGLDARDPAFWQTGLGLIDRMITELEEMDGA